In Brevibacillus marinus, the genomic window GCAAAGCGCTCGCGCCCGGAGAGGTCATCACGCTGTAATCCGCAAGCAGCGAACCGGCGGCGCGCCGGGATGCGCGGTTCGTCCAAGCGCAAACAAATTGTAAAAAGCTTGTAATATTGCTGTAATATTGACGGGGTAAGATGAAACTACGATGAAAACCCCCTTAATGATATACTTCCTTCGTGCAGCGGATCGCTGCACCCTTTTTTTTTGCATGGGCTTCAGGTATAGTGATCGGTGAAGGCTGCAGATTGGCTTCGTTATGACGAGAGAACCGGCAACTGACTGACAACACTTTCCAGAGGGGGAGGCTTGACGGAAGGTGGCAACCAAGCACGAACTAATACTGGAATATATTGATCGGCTGCCTGTCGGCACCAAGATTTCCGTTCGGCAGATCGCCAAAGAGCTGGAAGTGAGCGAGGGGACAGCGTACCGCGCCATCAAAGAAGCGGAAGTGCAGGGATATGTGAGCACGATTGAACGGGTGGGAACGGTTCGCATCGAGAAGAAACAGAAGGAGAACATTGAAAAGCTGACCTTTGCCGAAGTCGTCAACATCGTCGACGGTCACGTCCTGGGCGGCAAGGCGGGCCTGCACAAGACGCTGAACAAGTTCGTCATCGGGGCGATGAAGCTGGAAGCGATGATGCGCTACGTGGACGCGGGCAGTCTGTTGATCGTCGGGAATCGCGACCAGGCCCACAAACTGTCGCTGCAGCATGGCGCCGCTGTCTTGATTACCGGCGGATTTGACACCAGCGAAGAAGTGAAACAGTTGGCGGACGAGCTGGAGCTGCCGATTATCTCTTCCAGTTACGACACGTTTACCGTCGCCTCCTTGATCAACCGGGCGATTTACGATCAACTGATCAAAAAGGAAATCATCATGGTGGAGGACATTCTCAAACCGCTCGCGGAAACCCCGGTCCTGCGCACCACCGATACGATCGCGACCTGGCACCGCTATACGGAGCAGTATGGCGAAGCGCGCTATCCCGTCGTGGACGAGACGATGAAAGTGGTCGGGATCGTGACGTCGCGGGATATTATCGGGCATGAGGCGGACGCGCCGATCGAACGGGTGATGACCAAAAATCCGATCACCACGCTTCCCCGCGTCTCAGTCGCTTCCTGTGCCCACCTGATGGTATGGGAAGGGATCGAACTG contains:
- a CDS encoding DRTGG domain-containing protein — protein: MATKHELILEYIDRLPVGTKISVRQIAKELEVSEGTAYRAIKEAEVQGYVSTIERVGTVRIEKKQKENIEKLTFAEVVNIVDGHVLGGKAGLHKTLNKFVIGAMKLEAMMRYVDAGSLLIVGNRDQAHKLSLQHGAAVLITGGFDTSEEVKQLADELELPIISSSYDTFTVASLINRAIYDQLIKKEIIMVEDILKPLAETPVLRTTDTIATWHRYTEQYGEARYPVVDETMKVVGIVTSRDIIGHEADAPIERVMTKNPITTLPRVSVASCAHLMVWEGIELLPVVDQNKKLVGVLSRQDVLKALQYMQKQPQMGETFPNLIMSHFREEKSDAGVVYSGEVTPQMTNQLGTLASGVMTTIMVECACNVLRQHRRGDMVPENITVYFFKPVQMESQIEVRPRVLDISRRFGKVEVSVYHGDQLVGQALITAQIIER